ttaattcttttgAGAAAGCAGCAGATTCATCAGATACGAAGCAGAGAGTGTTATGCATCATGCCATGCAAACTGTCAGTCACTCAATCCCCCCCTCCACCAATCAGGCACCTCCTCAACCACTGATCCCgcctcctcctgtttccagcCAATCACCACAGATTTATgaataaagacagacaaaaaaaattaaagttatcaacacatttataatattttatccaATACATTATGACtaatgcagagaaaacagtacagtgtaatatatacagtatatggtagtataaatatatcatgttttattttctgactCATCATCTGTTAAACATTTTAGTCTTGTAAAATCACAGGTTTGGTTTATGATCCATTTTGTTCATTCTCAAGAtgaaaaaatgagtaaaacaatAATTGTTATTCAGAGTTACCAGATGATGAACCGACATTTAATCAACATTCGAAGCTGTGATGTTCAGTATCAGTATGgaaactgtgacatcacttaCCGAGCTGACGAACCCACTCGCCACCGCCGCCTTCTCCACCTCGTCCACCGTCGCCTGGGCGACATCGTTGGCCCCGGCGACAGCGGTGTCGGCCACGGTGCCGGCTTGTTCGGTCGACTTCTGGGCAACTGGAGGAAAGTCAACAGGAAGAAAATGTTCAGTACAAAACtgtagtgaatgtttgtttccatccactgttgttgtgtgaatatcagcagataaacagttaaagaagaagagaaacaacgaggtgacgtcatcacgtcagcaacagtcaaagctcaacgatggaaaacatgatggaaagatgacattttcaacaggtggatggaaacacacttaGTCAcattattactttattaattacttttattgATCGAACTGCATCACCTCTCATTAACTCTGTCAACACATAATCACATGAATTATCGACTGCTCactgatttattacctcagtaaacactttcctgatgagtttatggtctcaatcgctagttttaagtcttcttcaatacagcatgatgttaatttagtaaattatggtcccatttagagtaaaacagACGATAAAGCAGCAGAATTATCAAATATCCAGGTTGTTGTCTGAGAAACGTTAGTTATTGGTGCAACAGTGTGTAACAGTGGGAGTACCTGTGCTAACGCCGCTCACCACTCCCTCCATCGTCTTGCTtcctggaaaagaaaaaaaaagaaaaatcttaaaCTGTGATCACATCTGCTGAAGACATGAAGGTTTCatcaaattcttctttttaacTCTTTTATGCAGagctctctatatatatatttttagatatatttattgtgttctttttttgcTCATATGTACGTTGACCCTACAGGGTCCAGTGCaagtcatacatacatacaccatAATAGAAAGACCCATACAttatcctcctcttcatacacAACACATGAGTGTGATCTGCATTTTTCTCtccagtttg
This genomic interval from Thunnus thynnus chromosome 14, fThuThy2.1, whole genome shotgun sequence contains the following:
- the sncga gene encoding synuclein, gamma a isoform X1 — protein: MDVFKKGFSMAKDGVVAAAEKTKAGVEEAAAKTKEGVIYVGSKTMEGVVSGVSTVAQKSTEQAGTVADTAVAGANDVAQATVDEVEKAAVASGFVSSEEAGSVVEEADLQKTEAGGEQTQQAAQ